AGGGGACGGCGAAGAACCGGCTGCACCTCGACGTACGCCTCGATGACGGGGAGGACGCCGACGAGACCGAGGCGGGCATCGTCGCGCGCGGCGGGACGCGGCTGCGTCCCGGCTGGGGCGAGCTGCCGTGGCGGTCCTACCTCGACCCGTCCGGCAACGAGCTCTGCGTGCTCCCGCCGGCCGGCAGGTGAGGCTGACCCTCAACGAGCGCCGCCGGCCTCCGGCACGACCGCGACGGTGCCCCTGGCCCGCTCGAGCACGGCGGTGGAGATCGAGGAGCCGAGGAGGCGGGCCACGGACGTGGCCGGGTGGCGACCCACGACCACCAGCTTCCAGGTCCCGCTGCGCGGGGCCAGCACCTCCTCGACGAAGCCGTGCTTGAGGACGACGTCCACCTCGACGTCGGGGTAGCGCTCCGCCAGGCCGGCCACCGAGGTGGCGACCAGCACACGGAGGTTCTCGAGGACGGCGCCGACGGGGTCGTGACCGAGGACCCGCTCGTAGGCGGCGAGCGCCGCGCGACCGCGGGAGCCGACGACGACCATGTGGGCGCTCTCGGAGGCGTCGGTGAGCACCCCGCGCGGGTCCCCGTCCGCCGGCCACGGCTGGGCGTCCAGCAGGGGATGTTGCTCCCGGGCAGCCCGGACGCCGAGGTCGGCCAGGCTCACCGCGTCCTGCCCGACGCACAGCACGGTCAGCGTGCGGTGCTGCCGCCAGGCCTGCTGTGCCGCCCACTCCAGCGCCCGTGCCGCGTGCGCCGAGCCGTCGACGCCGACCACGATCGTGCCCGCCGGGTCCACGCTCCTCATCGGACCACTCCTCCCGGGACCACGCTTTCCCACCTCCAGTGACCCACGTGCGCGTCGTCCTCGCACGGGCCGACCCTCCTCGGCGTGAGGGCCGAGAGGCCTTGGCCGGGGGCTCGCGCGTCACAGCACCAGCACCGCCGCTCCGGTCACGCGGTCGGCGGCGAGGTCCTCCAGCGCGTCGTCGGCGCGGTCGAACGGGTAGGCCGTGACCGTCGGACGGACGGCCAGCCGGTCCGCGAGGTCCAGCAGGTGGCGACCGTCGGCGCGGGTGTTGGCCGTGACGCTCGTGAGCGTCCGCTCCCGGAAGAGGTGGCGCTGGTAGGACATCGGGGGCAGGTCGGTGAGGTGGATGCCGGCGACGGCGAGCGTGCCTCCTTGGTCGAGTGCCTCGAGCGCGACGGGGACCAGCTCGCCCACCGGGGCGAACTGGATCGCGGAGTCCAGCAGGACCGGCGGTGGGTCCGCTGCCCCGGCCGCCGACGCGGCGCCGAGCGAGCGGGCGAGCTCCTGCGCCCGGGGGTCGCGCGTCATCACGTGGACCTCGGCACCCTGCGCGATCGCGATCTGGGCCGTGAGGTGGGCGCTCGCGCCGAAGCCGTAGATCCCGAGCCGGCCGCCCGCGGGCACCCGGGCGCGCGCGAGGGCACGGAAGCCGATGATGCCGGAGCACAGCAGAGGGGCGGCCGAGACGTCGTCGAAGGCGTCGGGGAGGCGGTAGGCGAAGCGCTCGTCGACGACGGCGTGCTCGGCGAACCCGCCGTCGGCGTCCCAGCCGGTGAACCTCGCGGCCGGGCACAGGTTCTCGGCCTCGGCCAGGCACCACCGGCACGCGCCGCAGGTGTGCCGCAGCCAGGCGATGCCGACCCGGTCCCCCAGCGCGAGGAGGCCGGCCCCGTCCCCCAGCGCCACGACCTCCCCCACGACCTCGTGACCGGGCACGCAGCTGGGCCGGTGCGGAGCCAGGTCGTGGTCGGCGAGGTGCAGGTCGGTCCGGCAGACCCCACAGGCCCGGACCCGCACGAGCACCTCGGTGGGGCCGGGCCGCGGGACGGGGCGCTCCCCGAGGACCAGGCGGGGACCGTCTCCCGCGTTCGCGGGGACGCTCCACGCCGGCATCGTCCGTGGCAGGTCACGCGTGCTCGTCCTCATCCTCCGAGGGAAGCGCGGTACGGCAGGGGACGACAGGTCCGAGCGGCCCGGCCCCGAGGGCCGGGCGGCCCTGTCGCTCGGCCGCAGCGCGCACGGATCCTGGAGGCGTCGGGCAACGAGCCCGGCGCGGCTCAGGAGGTGGACCGTGGGGATGCGGCGGTGGTGGCAGGGATGGTCGGTCGCGCTCGCCGTGTCGGCGGTGCTCGTCTCGATCCTGCTGCACCTCGTCCCGGTGCTGCTGTTCGTCACCGCCGTGATGGTCTTCCTCGGCGGGCTCATCGCCTGGACCGTCGCCGACGGGCTGGGGCGCAACGCCCGTCACGCCTGCGAGCAGGGCCTGCTCTGGGGTGGCGTCGGCGGCGCCGCCGCGGCGGGCTGGGTCCCGCTGCTGCACTGGTGGGGTGTCCTGCTGGTGCTGACGGCCGTGCTCACCCAGCCCGACCTCGTGAGCGGCGTCCGAGGGATGGCCCGCCGGCGCCTGGCTCCCCCGGTGCCGCCGGAGCGGATGCCCGACGCCGAGCTGCGTCACCGCTGGCAGGAGACCACGTCCCGGGTGCGGCGGACCACCACGGTCTCCTCGCCCGTCGACGTCGCGCGGATGGTCGAGCTGCTCGAGGAGCGGGCCCGGATCCTCGACGAGGTGGAGTCCCGCGACCCGGCCGGCTTCGACCGCTGGATCAACGACGAGGCGGGCTGGGACCACTCCCGCTGAGCACCGCTCAGCAGCGGATCAGCGGGAGGGTCGGCCGCGTCTCCGGGAGGCGTACGGCGGCCAGGAGCCCGGACAGCGCGGTGAGGGCGCCGACCACCCCGATCGCGACGGGGACGCCGGCGAGGTCGGCGAGGAGGCCGCCGAGCAGCGCGCCCAGCGCGAAGCCGAGGTCGCGCCACAGCCGGTAGACCCCGACGGCCCGGGCCCGCCACGAGGGGGCCGCGACGTCGCCGACGACGGCCAGCAGCGTGGGGTAGACCATCGCGGTGCCGGCCCCGAGCAGGAGGCTGGCGAGCAGCCAGGCGACGAACCCGTCGCCCATCGCGATGCCGGCCAGCGCGACGGCTTGGAGCAGCATCCCGCCGACGACGAAGGGGCGCCGACCCCGCCGGTCGGACAGGGCGCCGGTGACCAGCTGGCCGAGGCCCCACACCGCGGGGTAGGCGGCGACCAGGAGCCCGGTCCGGCCCAGGCTCAGCCCCGCCGAGGTGAACAGCACCGGGAACAGCCCCCAGGCCAGGCCGTCGTTGAGGTTGTTGACCAGGCCCGCCTGGCTGGCCGAGGAGAGGGCGGGGTCGCGCAGGGTCGTGCGCAGCAGGACCTCGCGGCCGTCGAGGTGCGCGGTCGGCGGTGCGGCGGCCTGCTCGGCACGGGCGTGCCCGCGGGTCTCGCGCACGAGCAGCGCGGAGGCACCGAGCCCCAGCGCGGCGTACGCCAGGCCGACGAGGAACGGCACGGGCCGCAGGCCGTGCTCCTGCGCGAGCCAGCCGGTGAGCGAGGCGGTGACGGCGACGGCGGCATAGCCGGCGGCCTCGTTGAGGCCCATCGCCAAGCCACGGCGCGAGGGGCCGACGAGGTCGATCTTCATGATCACCGTGGTCGACCAGGTCAGGCCCTGGCTGATGCCGAGCAGGGCGTTGGCGACCAGCACCCACGTCCAGCTCGGGGCCCACAGCAGCAGCAGCAGCGGCACCGGCACGGCCACCACCCAGCCGGCGAGCAGGACGGGGCGGCGGCCGTGGCGGTCCGCCAGCGCGCCGGCGACGACGTTGGTGGCGGCCTTGGCGACGCCGAAGACGACGATGAACGACAGGGCGGCGCTGAAGCCGGTCAGCCCGAAGGTCTGCTCGGCGAGCAGCGGGACGACGGTCCGCTCCTGGCCGAGCATGCCGCCGACCAGCGCGTTGACCGCGACCAGGAGGGTGAACTGGGCGGCGTTCTCGCGGAGCCCGAGCCGGGGTGCGTTCACGAGACCAGCGCCGGCAGGGCCTCGACGGCGGTGAAGGCCGCGACCGCCAGGAGGAGGCCGAGGAAGGCCGACTGCAGACGGGCGGTGCTCACGCGGCCGGCGACGCGGGCGCCGATCCAGGCGCCGGCGACGGCGGCGACCGTGAGCAGGACGACCGGCCACCAGTCGGGCGCGGGCCCGGAGCCGGCGCGCACCGCGAGGGCGGTCGCGGAGGTGACGGTGATGACGACCAGCGACGTGCCGGCGGCCGGCTCGAGCGGCAGGCCGAGCGCGAGCACCAGCGCGGGGACGACGAGGAAGCCGCCGCCGACGCCGAGGAAGCCGGTGAGCGCACCGACGACCGTGGCGGTGATCAGCACCTTGAGGGCGCGCGGGCAGGCGCAGGCGAAGGTCGGCCGGAAGGTGAGGATGGGGTCGTCGATGCGGCTCGGGCCCGGCGACGGCGACCGGCGGCGACGGACGACCATCGCGGCGGCGACCACCAGCAGCAGCCCGGAGAACGCCGCCATGAGCACGTCGCCGGGGACGTGGGCGGCCGCTCGCGCGCCGAGCACGGCCCCCACGATCGCCGTGGCACCGAAGGCCAGGCCCCGCCCGACCAGCACGTGGCCGCGGCGGCGCGCGGTGACCGCCCCGATCAGCGAGGTGACCCCGACGACGACGAGCGACCCGGTCGTCGCCTGCCCCGGCGTCTGGTCGAGCAGGTAGACGAGCACCGGCACCGCGAGCACCGACCCGCCACCGCCGAGCGCCCCCAGGCTGAGCCCGAGGAGGAGCCCGGCCGCGACGGCGAGCAGGTGCAGCGCCATCAGCCGGCGCGGCGGACCAGGTCGAGCCCGACCGTGGCGGCGTTGTCGAAGGAGTCGTCGACCGCCACGACGCGGCGGCCGGCCGCGGCGACGAGCGACGCGGCGACCGAGGCGCGGTAGCCCCCGGCGCAGTGCACCCAGACCTCGGTCCCGGGGCCCCCCGGCACCTCGTCGAGGCGCTGCGGCAGCTCGTGCAGCGGCAGGTTGGTCGCGCCCTGCACGGCGGCCACGGCGTGCTCGTCGGTGCGACGCACGTCGAGCACGACGACCTTGCGGTGGTGCCGCACCTGGGCGAGGTCGGCGAAGCTCGCGATCGGGAACGACGCGACCTCGTGGCCCGTGCCCTCGACCCACTCCTGCGGAGTGCCGACGGCCGCCGCCTCGAGCCGGTCGACGCCGATGCGCACCAGCTCGCGCTGGGCCTCGGCGACCTGAGCCGCCGATTCGCCGAGCAGGATCAGGGGGGCGCCCCACTCCATCAGCCAGCCGAGGTAGGTCGCGAACGCGCCGTCGAGGCCGAAGTTGAGCGATCCCGGCACGTGGCCCGCGGCGAAGACCGTGCGGTTGCGCAGGTCGACGACCCACTCGCCTGCGTCGATGCGCTTGCGCAGCTCCTGCGGCTCGGCCTGGGCGGGCGGGCTCAGGTCGGGGGCGCTGGGCCCGCCGGCGTTGGCCGGCGCCATGTGGGCGTAGTACGCCGGGTAGGCGGTGAGCCCCTCGAGCAGCTCGCGGACGTAGGTCTCCTCGTCCTGGGTGAGCACCGGGTTGGACTGCTTCTCGCGGCCGATGGTCGAGGACGAGGCGTCGGACTGGGTGGCGGAGCAGAACGAGCCGAAGCCGTGGGTCGGGAAGACCTCGGCCGAGTCGGGCAGCACCTCCGCCAGCCGGTGCGCCGAGGCGTGCTGGTGGCGGACCAGGGCGTCGGTGTGCTCGGGCCCGAGCAGGTCGGGGCGACCGGTGGCGCCGTACAACAGCGACCCGCCGGAGAAGACCGCGACCTGCTCGCCGTCGCCGGCCTCGAGCGCGTAGGACAGGTGGGTGAACGTGTGGCCGGGAGTGGCCAGCGCGGTCACGCGCATCGACCCGACCTCGACGACCTCGCCGTCGCTGATCGGGGTGCGCTCGAAGGAGACCTCGTCGGCCCCGTTGACGACGTACGCCGCGCCCGTCGCCTGCGCCAGGGCGAGGCCGCCGGTGACGTAGTCGTTGTGGAGGTGGGTCTCGAAAACGTGGGTGAGCCGGACGCCCAGCTGCTCGAGGCGGTCCGTGACGCGGTCGATGTCGCGCTGCGGGTCGACCACGAAGGCCAGCTCGCCGTCGTGCACGAGGTAGCTGCGGTCCCCCAGGCTCGGCGTCTCGATCGTCTCGATCTGCACGGCGTGCTCGGTCATCGGGTCTCCTTCGCTCGGTTGGTGGACTGATACCCCCTGGGGTATTATCATCCTACAACACCAAACCCCCGGGGGTATGTCCCCCGGCCCGGACCACGAAGGAGCACCCATGTGCCGTCCCGTCACCTGCAAGACCTGTGGCAAGACCACCTGGGCCGGCTGCGGCCAGCACGTCGCCCAGGTCCGCTCGATCGTCCCCACCTCCGAGTGGTGCGGCGGGCACGCCAAGCAGAGCGACGCCACCAAGCCCACCGGCTTCGCGCGCTTCTTCGGCAGGCGGTGACGGCATGAAGCTCGACCCGTCGACGACGACGCCCGCGCTCAACCGGATCAAGCGGGCCCAGGGCCAGCTGGCCGGCGTCGTGCGCATGCTCGAGGAGGGCCGCGACTGCGAGGACGTCGTCACCCAGCTCGCCGCGGTCTCCAAGGCCCTCGACCGGGCCGGCTTCGCGATCGTGGCCAGCGGCATGCGTGAGTGCCTGGTCGCGGGCGCGGACGGCGAGACCGCCGACCTCGACGTACGCCGGATGGAGCGGCTCTTCCTCTCGCTGGCCTGAGGCGCCAGACTGGGGCCCATGGCCCCAGCGCGCACGTGGTTCCACTCCGCCGTCGTCTACCAGGTCTACCCGCGCAGCTTCCAGGACTCCGACGGCGACGGGGTCGGTGACCTGCGCGGCATCATCGACCGGCTCGACCACCTGGCCACGCTCGGCGTCGACGTGCTGTGGCTCTCGCCGATCTACCCCTCGCCGCAGGACGACAACGGCTACGACATCAGCGACTACCAGGACGTCGACCCGACGTTCGGGACTCTCGCCGACTTCGACGAGCTGGTCGAGCAGGCCCACGCCCGCGACCTCCGGATCGTGATGGACCTCGTGGTCAACCACACCTCCGACGAGCACCCGTGGTTCGTGGAGTCGCGCTCCTCGACCGACAACCCCAAGCGCGACTGGTACTGGTGGCGCCCGCCGCGCGAGGGCCACTCCCCCGGAGAGCCGGGCGCCGAGCCGACCAACTGGCACTCGTTCTTCAGCGGCTCCACCTGGGAGCTCGACGAGGCCTCCGGCGAGTACTACCTGCACCTGTTCTCCCGCAAGCAGCCGGACCTCAACTGGGAGAACCCCGAGGTGCGCGGGGCCGTCCACTCGATGATGCGCTGGTGGCTCGACCGCGGCGTCGACGGCTTCCGCATGGACGTGATCAACATGATCTCCAAGCACCTGCCGCTGCAGGACGGCGAGCAGATCGGGGACGGCCCGTGGGGCGACGGGTCGCCGCACTACATCTGCGGGCCGCGCATCCACGAGTTCCTGCAGGAGATGCACCGCGAGGTCTTCGAGGGCCGCGGCGACCGGCTGCTCACCGTCGGCGAGATGCCGGCGGTGACGGTCGAGGACGCCGTGCTGTTCACGGATCCCGCGCGTCACGAGGTCGACATGGTCTTCCAGTTCGAGCACGTCGGGCTCGACCACGGGGCCCACAAGTGGGACCACCGGCCGCTGCGCCTGGTCGACCTCAAGGAGTCGCTGGGCCGCTGGCAGGAGGGCCTCGCCGAGGCGGGCTGGAACAGCCTCTACTGGAACAACCACGACCAGCCGCGAGCCGTGTCCCGGTTCGGCGACGACGGTGAGTTCCGGGTCGAGTCGGCCAAGCTGCTGGCGACCGTGCTCCACCTGCACCGCGGGACGCCGTACGTCTACCAGGGCGAGGAGCTCGGCATGACCAACGTGCCGTTCGCCGACGCCTCGTCCTTCCGCGACATCGAGTCGGTCAACTACTTCCGCGACGCCACCGGACGTGGCCTGCTCGCCGAGGAGGTGCTCGACGCGCTGCGCATCGGCAGCCGCGACAACGCCCGCTCGCCGATGCAGTGGGACGCCTCCCCGCACGGCGGCTTCACCACCGGCGAGCCCTGGGCGCCCGTCCACCCCAACCACACGGAGGTCAACGCCGAGCAGGCGCTGGGCGACCCCGACTCGGTCTTCCACCACTACCGCCGGCTGGTCGAGCTGCGGCACACCGACCCGGTCGTCGCCGAGGGCGACTTCACGATGCTGCTGCCCGAGGACCCCGTGGTCTACGCGTTCACCCGCTCGCTGGAGGGGACGACGCTGCTCGTCGTCGCGAACTTCGGCGGGTCGGTCCACACCGTCGAGGGCCTGCCGGAGGAGTGGTCCTCGGCCGACCTGGTGCTGGGTTCCTACCCGGCCGGGTCGGAGGCGCCGGCAGCCGACGCGGGCCGGCTCGTGCTCCGGCCGTGGGAGGCACGGGTCCTGCGCGTCACCGGCCGGCGCCCCTGAGCACCAAGAAGCCCCCGACCTCGCGGAGATCGGGGGCTGCCTGTGGCAGGTGAAGGATTCGAACCTTCGAAGCTTTCGCGACGGATTTACAGTCCGCTCCCATTGGCCGCTCGGGCAACCTGCCGGGTGTCGGACCCGGCTTGAGACCGGGATCGACGACAAGGAAGGATAGCGCAGCACGCACTGCCGTCCGAATCCGGGAGGGACCGTCGCCATGGCCGACTCGTCGTTCGACATCGTCAGCAAGATCGACCGCCAGGAGGTCGACAACGCGCTGTCCCAGACCGCCCGGGAGATCTCCCAGCGCTACGACTTCAAGGGCACCGGGGCCGAGATCAAGTGGTCCGGCGAGGCCATCGAGATCGCCGCCAACGCCGACGACCGCGCGTCCGCGGTGCTCGACGTGTTCAAGGAGAAGCTGGTCAAGCGGCAGCAGTCGCTCAAGATCCTCGAGGCCTCCGAGCCGCGCCAGTCCGGGCGTGAGTCCAAGATCTCGGTCACGCTCAAGGAGGGCATCTCCCAGGAGCAGGCCAAGAAGATCGGCAAGCTCATCCGGGACGAGGGCCCCAAGAAGGTCAAGGTCCAGGTGCAGGGCGACGAGCTGCGCGTCTCGGCCCCCAGCCGCGACGCCCTGCAGGAGGTCATCGCCCTGGTCAAGGGGCAGGACTACGACTTCGCGGTGCAGTTCACCAACTACCGCTGAGCCCCGGCGGTCGACCCCGCCGGAAATGTCGGTGGGTCCTGGTGGGATGAGGTCATGACCGCAGCAGCCGCCACCGCCCTGGACCCCGAGTGGGTGCAGGCGTCGCTGGCGGCCGACGAGTCCGCGCGCGAGGGACGGTCCACGCTGCGGCGGGATCTGCTGGACCGGGTCGCCCAGCAGCACGCGACCATCCGTGCCGCCGAGGCCGACGAGCTGGTCACGGTCACCGAGTGGGCCGACCTGCACCGCGCCGACGCAGCTGACCACCTGCTGACCGTCGCCGCGGGGGTCGGCCCCCGACCGCGCCTCGCCGCCTGGGACACCTGCCCGGTCGACCTGTCCGGCATCCCGGTCGACGAGTACGCCCTGGCCGAGCTCGCCACCACCCTCCAGGTCTCCGACACCATGGCGCGGGAGCTGACCGAGGACGCCCTGGAGCTGCGCGAGCGCCTGCCGCGGACCTGGGGCCGGATCGTGGCCCTGCAGGTCCCGGTGTGGAAGGCCCGCATCCTGGCCCGCCGCACCCGGCAGCTGTCCCCTGAGGCAGCCGACTACCTCGACCGGCACCTCGCCGCGCACCTGCACAAGCTGTCGGCCGGCCGGATCAAGGCCGCCGCCGACGCCGCGGTGCTGCGCTTCGACCCCGACCGCGCCGCCGCCGACGCGGCGGAGGCCGGTGAACGACGCGGCGTGTGGTTCGACTTCGAGTCCGGTGAGGCTCTGGAGGGCGCGGCCGGCCCGGACGGCACCGGCCGGTTCAGCGGCGTGGCCGACCTGCCCGACGTGCTGGCCTTCAAGGACGCCCTGGAGGCCAAGGCGTCCGAGCTGGCGATCCTCGGCGACGAGTCGTCGGAGCAGGTCCGGATGTCCAAGGCGCTCGGGGTCCTCGCCGACCCGCAGCACGCCCTCGACCTCACCGCCACCGCCGCAGCCGTCGCGGAAGCCGACCCCGACAGCGATGGGCGTGACCGTCGCCCGGCCCGCCGGCGCACGCCCCTGGGGCTGGACCGCACCATCCACATCCACCTGCACACCGCCACCGAGACCGCCCGGATC
This genomic window from Nocardioides marmoribigeumensis contains:
- a CDS encoding universal stress protein, yielding MRSVDPAGTIVVGVDGSAHAARALEWAAQQAWRQHRTLTVLCVGQDAVSLADLGVRAAREQHPLLDAQPWPADGDPRGVLTDASESAHMVVVGSRGRAALAAYERVLGHDPVGAVLENLRVLVATSVAGLAERYPDVEVDVVLKHGFVEEVLAPRSGTWKLVVVGRHPATSVARLLGSSISTAVLERARGTVAVVPEAGGAR
- a CDS encoding zinc-dependent alcohol dehydrogenase family protein, with protein sequence MRTSTRDLPRTMPAWSVPANAGDGPRLVLGERPVPRPGPTEVLVRVRACGVCRTDLHLADHDLAPHRPSCVPGHEVVGEVVALGDGAGLLALGDRVGIAWLRHTCGACRWCLAEAENLCPAARFTGWDADGGFAEHAVVDERFAYRLPDAFDDVSAAPLLCSGIIGFRALARARVPAGGRLGIYGFGASAHLTAQIAIAQGAEVHVMTRDPRAQELARSLGAASAAGAADPPPVLLDSAIQFAPVGELVPVALEALDQGGTLAVAGIHLTDLPPMSYQRHLFRERTLTSVTANTRADGRHLLDLADRLAVRPTVTAYPFDRADDALEDLAADRVTGAAVLVL
- a CDS encoding MFS transporter yields the protein MNAPRLGLRENAAQFTLLVAVNALVGGMLGQERTVVPLLAEQTFGLTGFSAALSFIVVFGVAKAATNVVAGALADRHGRRPVLLAGWVVAVPVPLLLLLWAPSWTWVLVANALLGISQGLTWSTTVIMKIDLVGPSRRGLAMGLNEAAGYAAVAVTASLTGWLAQEHGLRPVPFLVGLAYAALGLGASALLVRETRGHARAEQAAAPPTAHLDGREVLLRTTLRDPALSSASQAGLVNNLNDGLAWGLFPVLFTSAGLSLGRTGLLVAAYPAVWGLGQLVTGALSDRRGRRPFVVGGMLLQAVALAGIAMGDGFVAWLLASLLLGAGTAMVYPTLLAVVGDVAAPSWRARAVGVYRLWRDLGFALGALLGGLLADLAGVPVAIGVVGALTALSGLLAAVRLPETRPTLPLIRC
- a CDS encoding sulfite exporter TauE/SafE family protein, with amino-acid sequence MALHLLAVAAGLLLGLSLGALGGGGSVLAVPVLVYLLDQTPGQATTGSLVVVGVTSLIGAVTARRRGHVLVGRGLAFGATAIVGAVLGARAAAHVPGDVLMAAFSGLLLVVAAAMVVRRRRSPSPGPSRIDDPILTFRPTFACACPRALKVLITATVVGALTGFLGVGGGFLVVPALVLALGLPLEPAAGTSLVVITVTSATALAVRAGSGPAPDWWPVVLLTVAAVAGAWIGARVAGRVSTARLQSAFLGLLLAVAAFTAVEALPALVS
- a CDS encoding MBL fold metallo-hydrolase yields the protein MTEHAVQIETIETPSLGDRSYLVHDGELAFVVDPQRDIDRVTDRLEQLGVRLTHVFETHLHNDYVTGGLALAQATGAAYVVNGADEVSFERTPISDGEVVEVGSMRVTALATPGHTFTHLSYALEAGDGEQVAVFSGGSLLYGATGRPDLLGPEHTDALVRHQHASAHRLAEVLPDSAEVFPTHGFGSFCSATQSDASSSTIGREKQSNPVLTQDEETYVRELLEGLTAYPAYYAHMAPANAGGPSAPDLSPPAQAEPQELRKRIDAGEWVVDLRNRTVFAAGHVPGSLNFGLDGAFATYLGWLMEWGAPLILLGESAAQVAEAQRELVRIGVDRLEAAAVGTPQEWVEGTGHEVASFPIASFADLAQVRHHRKVVVLDVRRTDEHAVAAVQGATNLPLHELPQRLDEVPGGPGTEVWVHCAGGYRASVAASLVAAAGRRVVAVDDSFDNAATVGLDLVRRAG
- a CDS encoding metal-sensitive transcriptional regulator; protein product: MKLDPSTTTPALNRIKRAQGQLAGVVRMLEEGRDCEDVVTQLAAVSKALDRAGFAIVASGMRECLVAGADGETADLDVRRMERLFLSLA
- a CDS encoding glycoside hydrolase family 13 protein, producing MAPARTWFHSAVVYQVYPRSFQDSDGDGVGDLRGIIDRLDHLATLGVDVLWLSPIYPSPQDDNGYDISDYQDVDPTFGTLADFDELVEQAHARDLRIVMDLVVNHTSDEHPWFVESRSSTDNPKRDWYWWRPPREGHSPGEPGAEPTNWHSFFSGSTWELDEASGEYYLHLFSRKQPDLNWENPEVRGAVHSMMRWWLDRGVDGFRMDVINMISKHLPLQDGEQIGDGPWGDGSPHYICGPRIHEFLQEMHREVFEGRGDRLLTVGEMPAVTVEDAVLFTDPARHEVDMVFQFEHVGLDHGAHKWDHRPLRLVDLKESLGRWQEGLAEAGWNSLYWNNHDQPRAVSRFGDDGEFRVESAKLLATVLHLHRGTPYVYQGEELGMTNVPFADASSFRDIESVNYFRDATGRGLLAEEVLDALRIGSRDNARSPMQWDASPHGGFTTGEPWAPVHPNHTEVNAEQALGDPDSVFHHYRRLVELRHTDPVVAEGDFTMLLPEDPVVYAFTRSLEGTTLLVVANFGGSVHTVEGLPEEWSSADLVLGSYPAGSEAPAADAGRLVLRPWEARVLRVTGRRP
- a CDS encoding YajQ family cyclic di-GMP-binding protein; translated protein: MADSSFDIVSKIDRQEVDNALSQTAREISQRYDFKGTGAEIKWSGEAIEIAANADDRASAVLDVFKEKLVKRQQSLKILEASEPRQSGRESKISVTLKEGISQEQAKKIGKLIRDEGPKKVKVQVQGDELRVSAPSRDALQEVIALVKGQDYDFAVQFTNYR
- a CDS encoding HNH endonuclease, with amino-acid sequence MTAAAATALDPEWVQASLAADESAREGRSTLRRDLLDRVAQQHATIRAAEADELVTVTEWADLHRADAADHLLTVAAGVGPRPRLAAWDTCPVDLSGIPVDEYALAELATTLQVSDTMARELTEDALELRERLPRTWGRIVALQVPVWKARILARRTRQLSPEAADYLDRHLAAHLHKLSAGRIKAAADAAVLRFDPDRAAADAAEAGERRGVWFDFESGEALEGAAGPDGTGRFSGVADLPDVLAFKDALEAKASELAILGDESSEQVRMSKALGVLADPQHALDLTATAAAVAEADPDSDGRDRRPARRRTPLGLDRTIHIHLHTATETARIQASGLPAAASPVSRAAVERWIAELAPGVRVKVTPLVNLNDHDAVDEHEAPEHIKVRVDERDHVCVFPYCTRRVRADRDHIEPYLDPDEGGPPGQTSDLNLARLCRYHHRVKTHAGWAYRRLPSEPGAYQWVSPLGDHFLVDGTGTTPLT